The DNA window tccTTAGCCttacattaaaaatataaattataaatatcaacTAATATAGCATTGAGTTCATTATATATTAAATcacacttttttttaatttaatcacgttattcaaaagttattatataaaatcgCCACCTTTTAAAAAAGAATCCTCTACTGTCTTAAAATCTGGCAAATGTTAGCTGATTAGGCAAACGGAAAGTAATGTGGCAGAACTAAGTAATTGAATTCTATATGCGAAGGTTTGAATGGTTTGGCTACTAAGATGTCATCAATAAGTCTGTAAAATAAGGATAAAGGACTTACGTGCCAATTTGCTccctcaacttgtaaataatggacaattaatatataaattaattttgtgggtaAATTAGTCACGAATTTGATAATTATGGGCAATTATCTCCATTTGAGCAAATTAATTTACAagttgaaagtaaattgccaatTTAGGAAATAATTAGCTTACAAGTTGCAGGAGCTAATTGCCGAAATGGGGTTAATTGCTCATAATTAACAAATTCGtgactaatttatttataaaattaatttatatattgattatccattgtttataaattgaagggacaaattgccacttaagtcaaGAATAAAGGGTTGTCCCATGCTCCCATTCTATTCAATCTCCTCGCATGTCCATAAAAAGCCTAATTGCCATTCATAAACTTACCCCATCAATTGCATTATGGGACACCTGAAATCTTACTTAATATTGTCCCAAATACTTTTAGTTTGACTTTAAGGgttattttaagttatttataagaaaacaatataaaaataataaattttttatgttcaattaaaacataatggaatattattattattatctataCTTTAAACATGACTTCTAATATATAAGTCATATAATCACGAAGGTCGGTGCAAATGATAAGGGAATTTACTCGTAAGAGATGCTGTTGTCTATGCCATTTCATGTTTATGCAAATAATAAGTGATTGATTAAACTAACAAATCGGATACTATGGCCGGAATGGATGATCATCACTCAAACCTTTGATCGACTGTCCTTTTtgataacaaaatatttaaggATCGAGATTTTCTCAAATTCACTTGAATTTCATAAGTCATGTTCATTGAATTTATATcatttattacaaaataaatgatATAAATCAGAAAACTCTAATTTTAGTTAAATGAATCTACATCATTCATTTTTTAACACAAGTGAACTTgagataatattaattttatatttaaaagaaattttactgttattttattttttgtatactTTGTTAGTTTATTTAAccattaaatgaaaataataattattcgtCCAACAATGATAAACTCACtttttagaaaaacaaaataatcataaaaagACCTTACATATAATTAtctcatttattttaattttttttgtctcatTTTAAATTTCCTTTTTCAGCCACAAAATATTTTCTCTCTCACCGGATCTTTAATTTCTAATTCTGTCACTGCATTGACCTTAGGAGTGAGTATCCAgttggttcggttaaaaccaaaccaaaatttccAAAACCGACCAAATAATTAAACACCGAGTAGCTTAAAACCGGAACCGATATACATTACATTTTAACCAAAACCGACAAAAATACaagaattattataaaaattagataaaaacattaattattaggTTATGAAATCGACCTAATGTATCATCAATCGGAACCGACCGAAAGTCATCAGTTCGGTCGGTCGGGCATGTTACTCACCCCTAATTGAGATACACATGATtgaagatgatgaagaggaTTATGGGAatatgaattaaagaaaaacgcGTAAATGATGAATGATGCATGCCTAACAAAGAAGAGACCAAAGGTAGTGTACGTAGAAAAGGCTTCTGAATTGAGCTGATCATTTAAAGAAGAAGATGGACTTTGTAATCATCTATCTAAAAccctaatataaatatttattgcaATAATTTATCCCCAAAAGCTCCAACATCTATCAGATATTCAAACCTCAACTATCATTTCTTCAATTTCTACTTTGCCACAAAAGCTTTAATTTGGCCATCACTTTCACCCCGATCTAAGAAGaatatttacattaattaaTCCTTCTTTTTTGTAATCGGAGTTctatttttatacaaattatGGAATTGTTCcacattcatatatatatatatacatatatttatatttagatgAGAATTTATTCTTTTCATGACGAATATATAGAAATGAATTACTTTATATTACGTAACTCACACAATCCACTAAGtatatatacaattttaaaGAGTTAATTGCAAATTGAATCACGAACATTAACGTGATTTGCAATTGCAAtatgaactttaaaatttgacaataaCAATCACtaattttcatcttttagcaaaTAAGAAcactaaactaaaaaaaatactgACCTCGACGTTATAATATACAGACACATTAGCATTTTTGTTgttgcatgattggtcggtgtttCATTTTGCTAAAAAATGATAGTTGGTAACTGACATTATCAAGTTTCAAAATTCGgttataattgcaaatcacACTAAGttcatgatttaatttgcaattaactcaattttaaaagataataacaaaaaaaaaataaaaaaaatcaaaataactaTTATACAGAAATAGTAGGTAAAATAACTATATATCTACTATTAACTATAGATCATTTCTAATAAATATCATGATCTTTTTTTAGGTATATGGTATGTGAGGTGTTAAGGACAAATTTTAGCTATGAAATGACATCTTTAAGTCGAATTCGATCTCATTCGAGCCATATAGGTCCTTGCGGGTACATTAATATTTGACGTGTATCTATACATTGGTTCATGCCAGTTTCAAATGAATTATGAGTCTATTTGACACTATTCGAATAAATAATAGACAAActgataaaattcaaaaatcataCACTCTCCGTGTTAATATAGTTGTCTATTTTACCTTAATcccacagtttaaaaaaatataataattattaagaattaaaaaaaaattacttttttcataaccttattTTATGTAGAACTTTCAACTTACTTGTaaatatcaataaataatagtttattaatggattttaaatagggttaATAAGATTGAgttaaaaattgttattttttagaagTGGACAAAATTTTTAGCTGTTTAggataaatttttttcaaaatgaacaatttatattgaaacggagggagtaataaatatGTCAAATTTGCTACCATTGTTATCTTGTTGacagataaaattattttgcttaTATAGAAAAAGCATTTTGTTTTAACTACATCCTAATTTTGAACATATAGTACAAGAAGAAAATGACTTCACTTTGATAATGGTAATATGATACAAACTGGTGAAGATGAGCAGCAAAGTGGTTTAAAAGGAAAGGATATGATGGTATAGTGATATAGCAGCAGAATAAATTAAATGACAAAAGTCAATAATTGAAGCAGAACCGCAATTAATAGAGGTGCCCAATTCAAAGCTATCCATAGGAAagtgaaaaatattaataatgagAAATTTCTTGAGATTCTCCATTCTTTCAGTTTCAATCATCAACACCCGCACGAGTTTCTTTCATTGGATTCTCTTCTATATGTTTCCCTCTCACCAGACATACAGACACCCACATTCTGACATCATTACTCTCATCAAAAACATCACCACCACCTTCATTCCACTTTTCTAACTTACCGACGAGCTATAGatcaaatgatataaataaaCGACGGACGATGTTCTGCTAAAATCGTCGATTCTGTTTTTCCCACAAACGTTACCCTTCTCCCGTTGAAAGAAATAACCCTAACCTGGAAAATCATTGTCTTGCATAGAACTCAAAAGGTAGAATATGGTAAGAAACCTTTTTTTAGAAATCTTTTTACACCCAACATTTGTGCAGAAATGACATTGCTTTGGTTCCTTCCTCATCATAGTGGGGAGCATCAGTTTGTTTGGTGGACCATTCTGTATTATTATTACTCTACCCATTCATCAATGGACTCTTAATTACATTCTTAATTCTTAATTTATTGTATGAGTATGATTAGTTAGGGGAACCCACAGCAAAAGTATCCACAAAAGGGTGCATAGAAATTAACATTTTGTTGAAATTTCAGATCAGTTTCTTTAGACTTTTCTTTAATGAAATTTCTaccaaaactttatttattCAAGTCTCATAATGTAAGTTGATTAACCCTATATAGCAAGGGCAACAGATGGAAGAATGACaagatatataattataattgcacactaaattaattaaaacttaatcACACTCAAAAACCTTAAATCAAGCCAATACATATCTCACTTTTCAAACTTGCTAAGTCAGCAATACATAGTAGTTGGCATAAGGCTAAATTTAGTTGGACAAACCCAGCTAACTTTAGCAATTAGTGATACCCTACAAGCTTGGAAATCCAACTAAACTAATACTACCAAACAAAATAAAGGTAACAAACCCTTTAATTGATCATTAATGAACATCAAAAAAACTACTATACCTTAATGATCAAATTCAAAAAAACACCaactatttatataaattataaggATCACCTCTTAATAAACTATCGAAACGATCCGTCTCGTTGTTATGAACAAACAAACATCAGACTGAGATATGATCGTGACGAAGTGCACAGAAGAAGAATAACTCTAAATCCGGTGAGGCAAAAAAAGCAATTGGTCTTCTTTTCAATGAGCAATTTGAAATGACTCTTTGCTTCTTTGGTGCTGGTGGACATGTCTCTATTTCTGGTATTCTAAATTTCTTAGCCTTTGGAGTTGAGCAAACACTTGTACTATAATTAGTATCATCAAACTCGAACGAATCAATCCGAAAACTCGTGGCGGTGGACGAACACGAAGGGGAATCCTCGATTATTGATGCTTCTTGGATGTTCTTGGACTTGGACAGATTCTTGCACTGGGTTATTCTTGGTTTTCTTGTTGGTTTGGATTTCGGCTTCGGTTTCGGCTTCGGTTTTGCCCTTGTTCTTGGAGCCATTTTGAGTGGAAGGATGAAAAGATTAAGGTAGAATGTAATTGAAGTGATTAGTTAAAGTGGTAAAGCAATCTAAATTGACTGAAAAGTGGTAAAAAAAGTTAAGTTTCTTGACCAAACTATTCCTTATAAGAAACCAAAAAATTTGAGGATCAAAGTTAGCAGCTTCTAAAACTAAAAACCTACTAAAAATGGAGATTTTTCAGTTCATGattctttaaaaaaagaaaaaaaactagaCTAAATTCAATACAGAAAGGGAAACCAATATGTAAAAactcaaaacaaaaatattatgaacccTAGACATGattaatgaagaagaagagttacctAAAAAACTGGGTGATTAATGATTATGGAGTGTTAAAAGGGTTACTGTTAGAGATTTGATATgaaaatgaaaccctaaaaataATGAGATGGAGAGAATCGAGAGAATTTTGTAAGAGATTGAGATTGAGAGATTTAAGGTTAAGCGGCTTCCAAATTTAAGAATGAGACTTTAGTTTTTCGCTTTGCTTATAGCTGCCCGCTGCCCATTGGTtttattttagggtttttgattttttgatttttttttcaaagaataAATCGATAGACCATTTTTTgtgaatcctatgttgctgacCGGTGTTTTTTAGTGTATCTTTTATTCATCACATagtacaatttatttatttgatgacaaagtcaataaataaaattcaattaactTACCGATCTACGGCATAAGCGCTAATCAGCATACTGCTTGGTTgtcgttaatttaatttttctgacaagcatttttttttcttcattttttgaaaacaattcgATTCACTTTGAACTTCTAATAGATATTCAGGTTTAATTAagcaatatttatattttaatttacagTTATGTCCTAAATGATCAATTCAAATTACTAACTTATcaagatttgttttgcaaaacAAGATATCAAATAAAGTCTGAGAAGGTTGCGTTAAACATTATAAAGTGAAATTTCTAAttgattcaaaattaaaattttagaactATCATGAAAATAACAGTTGatcaatgttttaaaatttgaataagtGGTCGAATTGGTAAAACTACCAATTTATAGCTCAATCTATTCAACAACTGATTTAAAcggataaataaaaaaacaaataaatctacATAGCATATAACTTTAAGTCTATGTACCTTCaaatttaaatacatatataatattcTAATTAGCAAATTAAGTGAAAAATTAATAAGTGGATCACAttctaattaatattaaaaattagacaATTTGTACAGTTTAACCAATTCAATAATGTTTGATTTAGAGAAGTTCGAACTAGACTAACGTTCGGTTTGTGGTCGAGTTCAttgttcggttcgatttttaaaacccTCCAGTAAATAGTGAAGATTctagttattaaaatttaatcaaaacatttagTTCCATCAActaatttgttaaattatttacaCTAAAAAAAACCTTTATCATCCATATAATTGTTTTTGACTCAAGTTTTAATTAATGGGTGTCTAATATgataattcaaatatatttacaaaaaatatattttatttaaacaattaagaccattttttttgaaatgaagaAACACAATGccagaaacaaaacaaaagaaatgatagggttaaatttgtttttgtatATAGAACCAAGATTTTAGCTTAGGGTGGTCAGAcatttttatattcatattcATGAATCATCATAGATTCTGCTTCTTGATTTTCTCTTCATTCTTTAACGTTTTGTCAAACATATTCAGGGGATCCTAAAAGGGTTTTCACCACTCGTGCAGACCATGTGCCTCCTCTTCTCAGTACTTATCCACAATTTTCATTATTTCATTAGGGTTGGAACAAAACTCATGGAAtcgattaaccgaaccgaaattgaAAAAGCAATCCAAGAGTTttgaaatttatgttttaatttttagactTTATGGTTAATGGATTAAGTTAGAGATTTAAAGTTTTGAAAATTGCAGTTCAATTcagtttgaaaaaaatttacatcCTCAAATTCGATTTgagtttttttcttaaaaaaatttggttcgatttgattCGATGCACCGTCATGCTCATAATACCAACAAAACTTGTAGTTAATCTTACATCACATGGCTCAATGCAATTACAATTATTTACATTAATTATCTCTTAAGAGAGTTGTTAATCATGCACTGAGattaattagtaaaatataaaacttaGTGGCATAGTGAAAACAGAGATACTATAATGTAACTTCTGAAGGCCAAAAAGCAATGTCAGAACTCAGAAACAGATGTATTTAAAAGAATCCAATCTTGTAACGAATGTGGGCAGGACAATGAGCATCTTTCAACATTTTCTGCTCTTGTCAAGCTTAACACCAACCCACCAATAAATCTAAGTCTCTGCATCACCAAACGGtactcttttatctttttacctCTCTAAAACACTGAAAATTATTGCACTGTGCATAAAATTTCAAACAAATGTCTCGAACTAGTTATTGAAGCTACTATTTTGTCAAGCTATGGCAGGTTCGCTGCTAATCGTACAACACGAAACATCAATGTAGTAATATAATTTGACTAAACTGGAAATTTTCTCGTTTGAAATTCTAAAAATGACGTACCAACTCAGAGCAATGCCAAACAAACCAACTAAAGCAAAATTTTAGGCAATAAGGCAGTTCAACATCACCAGTAATTCAAGTAGCATCACCGTCCTCTTGAAACGGCTTCTTCGAGCTCCTCGATGGATGAGGCGAACAATTCTATGTAACGACTTCCGAGAGTCATCCTGTCCTTTGACATTGCTGCTTTTGAATCTTCTGCATTTGCAAACTCCACAAAGGCTTCTCCAGTTGGCCTGCCCTCTGAGTTCAATGTGATATGAACTGAATCCTCTGATAATACAAAATCTTTGAAGAAGTCCATTATGTCGTCCTTTCCAGCCGAAAAGGGCAGTCCTCTCAAACGCAACACTCCTGTATGTTCCGCTAATTCTTTTCCCTCATCATAAGATTTAGCCCTTGAAGAATTTCGCCGTGGTGAACCACCACGAGCATCTGAAACTTCATTTGCTATTGCTTTGTAATAAT is part of the Mercurialis annua linkage group LG3, ddMerAnnu1.2, whole genome shotgun sequence genome and encodes:
- the LOC126671581 gene encoding cyclin-dependent protein kinase inhibitor SMR13; translated protein: MAPRTRAKPKPKPKPKSKPTRKPRITQCKNLSKSKNIQEASIIEDSPSCSSTATSFRIDSFEFDDTNYSTSVCSTPKAKKFRIPEIETCPPAPKKQRVISNCSLKRRPIAFFASPDLELFFFCALRHDHISV